One genomic window of Bacillus mycoides includes the following:
- a CDS encoding CPBP family intramembrane glutamic endopeptidase, with protein sequence MPKRYWGVIITYILFYLSIYLFEPIFITLFNLTTEAANAYGRILGYFLAFIVILILMKPDIERGSSNAYPPKKTILWCIYGVLIYFLVQAIYGLIAIVVFNMDPNSEHSEMIKTKFISFPFIIVNIAIFGPVMEEVLTKKIILDTLRKRTNVYIACLITSLVFALLHMELASVIPYTLAGLVYAFLYVKTNRLIVPIIVHMTINTLAILMKLI encoded by the coding sequence ATGCCAAAAAGATATTGGGGAGTCATAATTACTTACATACTGTTTTACTTGTCCATTTATTTATTCGAACCGATTTTTATAACTTTATTTAATTTAACAACGGAAGCGGCCAATGCCTATGGTAGAATCTTAGGTTATTTTTTAGCTTTTATAGTAATTTTAATATTGATGAAACCTGATATTGAAAGAGGTTCTTCTAATGCTTATCCGCCAAAAAAAACTATATTATGGTGTATCTATGGTGTTCTTATTTATTTTTTAGTTCAAGCTATTTATGGATTAATAGCTATTGTTGTATTTAATATGGATCCTAACTCAGAACACTCAGAAATGATAAAAACCAAATTTATATCTTTTCCATTTATAATAGTGAATATTGCAATTTTCGGTCCTGTAATGGAAGAGGTTTTAACAAAAAAAATTATTCTTGATACGTTACGCAAACGAACAAATGTCTACATTGCGTGTTTAATTACGTCTCTTGTATTTGCATTACTTCATATGGAGTTGGCAAGTGTTATTCCTTATACTTTAGCAGGATTGGTGTATGCTTTTTTATATGTAAAAACTAATAGATTGATCGTGCCTATTATTGTTCATATGACAATAAATACACTTGCTATTTTAATGAAACTTATATAG
- a CDS encoding 3'-5' exonuclease, with protein MGNVSLPLDYVVIDFETTGFNPYNDKIIQVAAVKYRNHELVDQFVSYVNPERPIPSRITSLTGITNYRVSDAPTIEEVLPLFLAFLHTNVIVAHNASFDMRFLKSNVNMLGLPEPKNKVIDTVFLAKKYMKYAPNHKLETLKRMLGIRLSSHNAFDDCITCAAVYQKCASIEEEGKRKVQKEVLDETVAYEAVKEILMRNKRDIEWIRCMNVGSYLDIKAFYPIIRMKVNGRKKYVLTEKMEDDVIGICTSLTCEAALKSEIGNTRIMIDSVEDILKLESYILEEYDSVLRALHEYRVNEEDAEEEIKKYLNIMM; from the coding sequence GTGGGGAATGTATCCTTACCGTTAGATTATGTTGTAATTGATTTTGAAACAACAGGATTTAACCCTTATAATGATAAAATTATTCAAGTAGCGGCAGTGAAATATCGCAATCATGAACTAGTAGATCAATTTGTTTCGTATGTGAATCCAGAGCGGCCAATTCCGAGCCGGATTACGAGTTTAACAGGCATTACAAATTATCGTGTTTCAGACGCACCGACAATTGAAGAAGTATTACCTTTATTTTTAGCATTTTTACATACAAATGTTATTGTGGCTCATAATGCTTCTTTTGACATGCGCTTTTTGAAAAGTAATGTAAATATGCTTGGGCTTCCTGAACCTAAAAATAAGGTGATTGACACTGTGTTTTTAGCAAAAAAATATATGAAGTACGCACCTAATCATAAACTTGAGACGTTAAAGCGAATGCTTGGAATTCGTCTAAGTTCTCATAATGCATTTGACGACTGTATTACGTGTGCAGCTGTTTATCAAAAATGTGCATCTATTGAAGAAGAAGGAAAAAGAAAAGTGCAGAAAGAAGTACTTGATGAAACGGTAGCATACGAAGCAGTAAAAGAAATTCTTATGCGAAATAAACGTGATATTGAATGGATTCGCTGTATGAATGTCGGGAGCTATTTAGATATAAAAGCTTTTTACCCAATTATTAGGATGAAGGTAAACGGGCGAAAGAAATATGTGTTAACAGAAAAAATGGAAGACGATGTAATCGGTATTTGTACGAGCTTAACGTGTGAGGCAGCATTGAAAAGTGAGATTGGCAACACGAGAATTATGATTGACAGTGTAGAGGACATTTTGAAGCTAGAGAGCTACATTTTAGAAGAATACGATTCTGTATTGCGAGCACTGCATGAATATAGAGTGAATGAAGAAGATGCTGAGGAAGAAATTAAAAAATATTTAAATATAATGATGTAA
- a CDS encoding acyl-CoA thioesterase, which yields MFVAEYEVEIRYAETDQMGVVYHSNYLVWLELGRTKLIQELGFSYVEMEKEGIISPVLDLQISYRKAMRYGEKAIVKTWIDTVSPLRVVYGYEIYNGDGELCITASTTNICAKKEGFRPVSFKKLYPEWYAKYEEIKKK from the coding sequence ATGTTTGTAGCAGAATATGAAGTTGAAATCCGCTATGCGGAAACAGACCAGATGGGTGTTGTTTACCATTCAAACTATTTAGTGTGGCTGGAACTTGGGCGCACTAAACTTATACAAGAATTAGGATTTTCATATGTTGAAATGGAGAAAGAGGGAATTATTTCTCCTGTATTAGACTTGCAAATTTCATATCGTAAAGCGATGCGTTACGGAGAAAAAGCAATTGTGAAAACGTGGATTGATACTGTGAGCCCGCTTCGTGTTGTATATGGTTATGAAATATATAACGGTGATGGTGAGCTTTGCATTACTGCAAGTACAACGAATATTTGTGCGAAAAAAGAAGGGTTCCGCCCTGTATCATTTAAAAAATTATATCCTGAGTGGTATGCGAAATATGAGGAAATTAAAAAGAAATAA
- a CDS encoding glycosyl hydrolase family 18 protein, translating into MIQIVTVRSGDSVYSLASKYGSTPEEIVKDNGLNPAETLVVGQALIVNTKGNNYYVQPGDSLYRISQTYSVPLASLAKVNNLSLKSILHVGQQLYIPKGTKRAVESIAYLQPSTIPIKESLVNATRAINPFLTYLAYFSFEAKRDGTLKEPTETAKIANIATQGKTIPMLVITNIENGNFSTELASVFLRDAMIQNKFITNILQTAEKYGMRDIHFDFENVAPEDREAYNRFLRNVKTRLPSGYTLSTTLVPKTSSNQKGKFFEAHDYKAQGQIVDFVVIMTYDWGWQGGPPMAISPIGPVKEVLQYAKSQMPPQKIMMGQNLYGFDWKLPFKQGNPPAKAISSVAAVALARKYNVPIRYDFTAQAPHFNYFDENGVQHEVWFEDSRSVQSKFNLMKEQGIGGISYWKIGLPFPQNWRLLVENFTITKKG; encoded by the coding sequence ATGATTCAAATTGTAACTGTTCGTAGCGGTGATAGTGTTTATAGTTTAGCATCAAAATATGGATCTACACCTGAAGAAATTGTAAAAGACAATGGACTAAACCCAGCCGAAACACTCGTTGTTGGTCAGGCACTTATCGTTAATACAAAAGGCAATAACTATTATGTACAGCCTGGTGACAGCCTTTATCGAATTTCTCAAACATATAGTGTTCCTCTCGCCAGTTTAGCTAAAGTTAATAACCTTTCATTAAAATCTATTCTTCATGTCGGACAACAATTATATATACCGAAAGGAACAAAACGAGCAGTAGAATCCATCGCTTATTTACAACCTTCAACAATACCGATCAAAGAAAGTTTAGTAAATGCTACACGTGCTATTAATCCATTTTTAACATATTTAGCCTACTTCAGCTTTGAAGCAAAACGAGACGGCACTTTAAAAGAACCTACAGAAACAGCTAAAATCGCTAATATTGCAACGCAAGGGAAAACCATCCCTATGCTCGTTATTACAAATATTGAAAATGGAAATTTCAGTACCGAACTGGCATCTGTTTTTTTACGCGACGCAATGATTCAAAACAAATTTATTACAAACATTTTGCAAACAGCTGAAAAATACGGTATGCGAGACATTCATTTTGATTTCGAAAATGTAGCTCCTGAAGATCGCGAAGCATATAATCGTTTTTTACGAAATGTAAAAACACGCTTACCTAGCGGGTACACATTAAGTACAACGCTTGTACCGAAAACAAGTTCCAATCAAAAAGGGAAATTTTTTGAAGCTCATGATTATAAAGCACAAGGACAAATTGTTGATTTCGTCGTCATTATGACATACGACTGGGGTTGGCAAGGCGGACCACCGATGGCGATTTCTCCTATTGGTCCCGTGAAAGAGGTACTTCAATATGCAAAATCTCAAATGCCACCACAAAAAATTATGATGGGTCAAAATTTATACGGTTTCGATTGGAAACTGCCGTTCAAACAAGGAAATCCACCAGCAAAAGCAATTAGCTCTGTTGCAGCTGTTGCACTAGCTCGTAAATACAATGTTCCTATTCGCTATGATTTCACGGCTCAAGCTCCTCATTTCAATTACTTTGACGAAAACGGCGTACAACACGAAGTTTGGTTTGAAGATTCACGGTCCGTTCAAAGTAAATTTAATTTAATGAAAGAACAAGGAATAGGCGGCATCAGCTATTGGAAGATTGGTCTACCATTCCCACAAAATTGGCGTTTACTCGTCGAAAACTTTACAATCACGAAAAAAGGCTGA
- a CDS encoding ABC transporter ATP-binding protein, translating into MNEYRRIMLPLLQEKLLLISAICSGIVAAILNLSRPLFMGLIVDNLIQRELKGAYVYIALFAGSRFLMWVNNLLFDYVSSKASQRILREKRIDVLRHFFVLPFEESEKVKQGELETLVVSDIPNWIRLYGSILIEYIHALAQFIGAFIALQHIDVQFIWWITPFLFLSAMVPMLMGKKVRNIASIAQKNQSIVVEMMSQFVKGIQDLRSLQKESWAIGLFKGVTVKSYKTEVKKTMLQQCIGIVGTVIETGAYVVVLIIGAQKIMKGEMEVGSLVAVLATIEMLFYPVRYASDLLMMTQVAIASASRVFGFLDIPAEYRNVERAMGMKLTNVSFQENGEERCRIKNIHLQINPGELIIIVGESGAGKTALLKLITGLYKPSNGSITYYGNKARMTTIWQEPRFFRTTVKENMYFGEGGLEKQLEKNIELVNAKSIIRSLSEGIQTVLHKSGEEFSGGERKRLALLRAIASNPNLIILDEPTAGLDPSNQEVVWNMLKGLGGNVTRIVTTHDVESAMIADRVVVMNNGSIAECGDPRELLNCKSLFKEMLIKR; encoded by the coding sequence ATGAATGAGTATAGAAGAATAATGTTGCCGCTACTACAAGAAAAGCTATTGCTAATTAGTGCGATTTGTAGCGGGATAGTAGCTGCCATTTTAAATTTATCCCGTCCGCTATTTATGGGGCTAATTGTAGATAACCTTATTCAGCGGGAGTTAAAAGGTGCGTATGTATATATTGCTTTGTTTGCAGGGAGCCGCTTTTTGATGTGGGTGAACAATCTTTTATTTGATTATGTAAGCTCAAAAGCAAGTCAGCGAATATTACGAGAGAAGCGTATAGATGTATTACGACATTTTTTCGTATTACCGTTTGAAGAGAGTGAGAAGGTAAAGCAAGGAGAGTTAGAAACTTTGGTCGTGTCTGATATTCCGAACTGGATACGGTTATATGGATCTATATTAATTGAATATATTCATGCACTTGCGCAATTTATTGGTGCGTTCATAGCGCTACAACATATCGATGTACAGTTCATATGGTGGATAACTCCGTTTTTATTTTTAAGTGCAATGGTTCCAATGCTTATGGGGAAAAAAGTAAGAAATATTGCGAGTATTGCTCAAAAAAATCAATCAATTGTTGTAGAGATGATGTCACAATTTGTAAAAGGTATACAAGATTTGCGTAGTTTACAAAAAGAGAGCTGGGCAATTGGCTTATTTAAAGGAGTGACAGTAAAATCTTATAAAACAGAAGTAAAGAAGACGATGTTGCAACAGTGTATTGGGATAGTTGGAACGGTAATAGAAACAGGCGCATATGTAGTCGTTCTTATTATAGGTGCACAAAAAATAATGAAGGGGGAAATGGAAGTAGGTTCGCTTGTGGCGGTATTAGCTACAATTGAGATGTTATTTTACCCTGTTCGTTATGCAAGTGATTTATTGATGATGACACAAGTTGCTATCGCTTCGGCCAGTCGAGTTTTTGGCTTTTTAGATATACCGGCTGAATACAGAAATGTAGAAAGAGCGATGGGAATGAAATTAACAAACGTTTCATTTCAAGAGAACGGTGAAGAGAGATGTAGAATTAAAAATATTCATTTGCAAATTAATCCTGGCGAACTCATTATCATTGTGGGGGAAAGTGGTGCAGGAAAAACGGCGCTTTTAAAATTAATCACGGGTTTATATAAACCGTCTAATGGTAGTATTACTTATTACGGTAATAAAGCTCGTATGACTACTATATGGCAGGAACCACGTTTTTTTCGAACGACAGTAAAAGAGAATATGTATTTTGGGGAAGGGGGCTTAGAAAAACAGTTAGAAAAAAATATTGAACTTGTAAATGCGAAGTCGATTATTAGGAGTTTATCTGAAGGTATTCAGACTGTACTACATAAAAGCGGTGAAGAGTTTTCGGGAGGAGAGAGAAAGCGTCTTGCGTTATTGCGAGCGATTGCATCCAATCCGAATCTCATTATTTTAGATGAACCGACTGCGGGATTAGATCCGAGCAATCAAGAAGTGGTTTGGAATATGCTTAAAGGGCTAGGGGGGAATGTAACGAGAATTGTGACGACACATGATGTCGAGAGTGCGATGATAGCGGATCGGGTGGTTGTTATGAATAATGGAAGTATTGCGGAATGTGGGGATCCTAGAGAATTATTAAATTGTAAGTCATTGTTTAAAGAGATGCTAATAAAAAGATAA
- a CDS encoding YmzC family protein, whose product MGEHPIIKELRYIRIYLVVLVIVLLFFNGERVTEISTNHDSIENIPTSNMTQIAENTFAIQEYNPSLSSERTVKIFNYNPDTNQLTLFKEFSTNDPESYTYQLNKSE is encoded by the coding sequence TTGGGAGAACACCCTATTATTAAAGAACTTCGCTATATACGAATATATTTAGTTGTTTTAGTAATCGTTCTTTTATTTTTCAACGGTGAAAGAGTCACTGAAATTTCTACAAATCACGATTCCATAGAAAATATTCCCACCAGTAATATGACTCAGATTGCTGAAAATACGTTTGCTATTCAAGAATATAATCCATCACTAAGTAGCGAACGTACAGTCAAGATTTTCAATTATAATCCGGATACAAATCAACTTACTCTATTCAAAGAGTTTAGTACTAACGATCCTGAGTCTTATACGTATCAACTTAATAAGAGTGAATAA
- a CDS encoding HesB/YadR/YfhF family protein has product MNLSVTKEAAQWYKNELNLQSGETLRLFVQYGGCSTVQKGLSLGIRKDDPAHPAVQTQEEGINFFIEGDDEWFFDGHNLSVTLNDGDDFPQFNYEK; this is encoded by the coding sequence ATGAATCTTTCCGTAACAAAAGAAGCAGCACAATGGTATAAAAATGAATTAAACTTACAATCGGGTGAAACACTACGCCTTTTCGTACAATACGGCGGTTGCAGTACTGTGCAAAAAGGACTTTCTTTAGGTATTCGTAAAGATGACCCTGCACATCCTGCTGTTCAAACTCAAGAAGAAGGTATTAACTTCTTTATTGAAGGCGATGATGAGTGGTTCTTCGATGGACATAATTTATCTGTTACACTTAACGACGGTGATGATTTCCCTCAATTTAATTATGAAAAATAA
- the plsY gene encoding glycerol-3-phosphate 1-O-acyltransferase PlsY — translation MIITYLLFIVAYLLGSIPFALVVGKIGYGIDIREHGSGNLGGTNTFRTLGKKAGFIVTIADILKGTLATGLPIIFGSDIHPLWFGLAAVLGHVYPIFAKFRGGKAVATSAGVLLCYSPVVFAILAVVFFSLLFTTRYVSLSSMITAVVAVIASIVSGDKIFIIAMCLLAGMVIYKHRANIGRIINKTEPKANFSKKQK, via the coding sequence ATGATTATTACATATCTTTTATTTATCGTTGCCTATCTACTCGGTTCGATTCCATTTGCATTAGTCGTTGGAAAAATCGGTTATGGAATCGACATTCGTGAGCATGGAAGCGGTAATCTAGGCGGAACTAATACATTCCGTACGTTAGGGAAAAAAGCAGGTTTTATCGTAACAATTGCTGACATTTTAAAAGGTACATTAGCAACAGGTCTACCGATTATTTTCGGGTCAGATATTCACCCACTATGGTTTGGATTAGCCGCTGTTCTTGGACATGTCTATCCGATCTTCGCAAAATTCCGTGGGGGGAAAGCAGTTGCAACTTCTGCTGGGGTATTATTATGCTATTCACCAGTTGTTTTTGCAATATTAGCTGTTGTCTTTTTCAGCCTTTTATTTACAACAAGATACGTATCACTTTCTTCTATGATAACAGCTGTCGTTGCTGTTATTGCATCCATTGTTAGCGGGGATAAAATCTTCATTATTGCGATGTGTTTATTAGCAGGTATGGTTATTTATAAACACCGTGCAAATATCGGACGAATTATAAATAAAACTGAACCAAAAGCAAACTTTTCAAAAAAGCAAAAATAA
- the sspN gene encoding acid-soluble spore protein SspN — translation MGNPKKNSKDFAPNQIGTQSKKAGGNKGKQMQDQTGKQPIVDNG, via the coding sequence ATGGGTAATCCGAAAAAGAATTCAAAAGACTTTGCACCAAATCAAATTGGAACACAATCGAAAAAAGCTGGTGGGAATAAAGGAAAGCAAATGCAAGACCAAACTGGTAAGCAACCGATTGTTGATAACGGTTAA
- a CDS encoding redoxin domain-containing protein — MWRKLTIIVVLLCLAGYAAYDQFGKKDQVVQGKQEKSEAAMKEMIARNGIEIGKNAPDFELTKLDGTNVKLSDLKGKKVILNFWATWCGPCQKEMPDMETFYKEHKENVEILAINYTPSEKGGGEEKVSNFAKEKGITFPILLDKNIDVTTAYKVITIPTSYFIDTKGVIQDKFIGPMTQKEMEKRIEKLK; from the coding sequence ATGTGGCGGAAGCTTACGATTATTGTAGTGTTACTTTGTTTAGCGGGATATGCAGCTTATGATCAGTTTGGTAAAAAAGATCAAGTAGTACAAGGGAAGCAAGAAAAAAGTGAAGCTGCTATGAAAGAGATGATTGCAAGGAATGGTATTGAAATAGGAAAGAATGCACCTGATTTTGAATTAACGAAGTTAGATGGAACGAATGTAAAGTTATCAGATTTAAAAGGAAAGAAAGTGATTTTAAACTTTTGGGCAACGTGGTGCGGCCCATGTCAGAAAGAAATGCCTGATATGGAGACCTTTTATAAAGAGCATAAAGAAAACGTAGAAATTTTAGCAATAAATTATACTCCTTCAGAAAAAGGTGGGGGAGAAGAAAAGGTAAGCAACTTTGCGAAGGAAAAAGGAATTACTTTTCCTATTTTATTGGACAAGAACATTGATGTGACAACAGCGTATAAAGTAATTACGATTCCAACTTCTTATTTTATAGATACAAAAGGAGTCATTCAAGATAAGTTTATTGGACCAATGACACAAAAAGAGATGGAAAAACGGATTGAGAAATTAAAATAA
- a CDS encoding FbpB family small basic protein, whose protein sequence is MRRSRRKSFEELVNENKQQLLSDRDAIDRIEERIEKRYAMKLFKQAE, encoded by the coding sequence ATGAGAAGAAGTCGCCGCAAATCGTTTGAAGAACTTGTAAATGAAAATAAACAACAATTATTAAGCGATCGTGATGCAATCGATCGAATTGAAGAACGTATTGAAAAACGTTATGCAATGAAACTTTTTAAGCAGGCTGAATAA